The sequence TAGCCATTCCCTTTTCCCCTTTTGCGAGTCCCCGCGCTTACTTTAGCGCAAACAAAAAAACCTTTTAGCGATATCCGCTAAAAAGGTCCGAAGGGCAAAAAAGAGTCACTCGCGATCGTCCCTTCTGTCTCGGTCCTTGCGGCTCAGAGCAGAATCCAACGTAACCGTTCATTACAGTTATGAAGGTTAAACAAAAGCAGCTTGCTATGCTAAGAGTGCAGTTCTTTTCAGCAGATACCGCCTCTTGCGATCAGTATAACAAATCTGCCGGACAATTACACGATATAAATGTGACAAGGTCTGGTATTTTATTTGGTATCATATTAGCGTGATTTCGCCCGAACTTACACTCGTCACCGACCCATTGTCCTCCCGAAGCAGCAGTCCGCCGTCCTCGCCGAGTCCTACAGCCGTCCCTTCCAGCCAGCCCTGGGGCGTCCTCAGCCCAATCCTTCTGCCAAGGGTAACCGACTGCTCCTCCCACAATCTGGCGATCGGTTTCAGGCCTTGCTCTATGTATAGTCTATAATGGTATTCCAGCTCCCGCAGCACCTCTGCAGCCAATTGCTCGCGGTCAACAGGCATGCCGCCCTCAATCAGCAGCGATGTCGCAATATCGTGAAGCTCAACCGGATAGTCTTCCTCCGACAGATTGGCGCTGATGCCGATCCCGGCGATTGCATACTGCAGACCTCCCGGTCCGGCGTTCGATTCTATCAAAATGCCGCACAGCTTTCTGCCCCGGGCCAGAAGATCGTTCGGCCATTTGATGCCTGCTTCGATACCGGTATACTTACGGATGGCGGAGCAGACAGCTACGCCTGCAAGTAGTGTCAGTTGGGGCGTCGATTGCAGGGGTATCTCCGGGCGCAAAACAACGCTCATCCAGACGCCCTTGCCCTTCGGGGAATGCCATCTCCGGCCCCTTGTTCCCCGTCCGCCTGTCTGTTCCTCGGCCATGACGGCAGTCCCTTCCGGAGCGCCTTTCTCCGCAAGCAGCTTGGCCTCCTCCTGGGTAGATACGACGGAATCCAGGCGCCGCAACCTTCCGGCCCATTTCGTATCCCGAAGTAATTCCGCTCCGGCAGCGGCGGCCGTTAGTTTATCATTGCTCATGGCAATTCATCCTTTTCGCTTTGTTAATTAAGGCTGTCCTGTCATTAGGCACGACGCCGGACGCCGCTTCCAGCAGCAGAGCCTGAAGCAGCTCTCCCAGCCAAGGCCCCGGGCGGCGGTCCAGGGCGGACGCTAAATCGCCGCCTGTCACCGCCAGCCCGGCCAGCCCGCGCACGGGCATTTCGTCCAGCCACCGCCGGGCGGACGGTACAAGCCCGGCGCACGGGCCACCGCACGGCATGGCGGCCAGCAGCGCCAGCCACCCTTCGGCGGCTTCCGCGCCGAAGGCCAGCACGGCGGCGATGAACCGCCGCCGGAAGTCTGCGGGGCCGCCTCCTGGCCCCGCCTCCGCCGCCGCTGCGGTCCACGCCTCGCGGACCCGCAGCACCTGGGCGACGCCGCGCCGCGTCGCCCCCGGGAACGTCCATGCCCGCATCAAGCCGTCGGCCATATCGGCCGTCACCCCCAGGGCATGGAGCAGTAGCGCCCACCGCAGGCGGGCGCTCTCCAGTTCCCCGATGCCGGTAAGACCTGCGGCCGCGGCCGCCAGGTCTTCTCCGGTCCAGGGGAACGGGGCCTTGCCGCGCGCGAGCAGCCCGCTGCGCGCCAGCATCGCAAGGCCCGTCAGGGGCCGGGGGCCTTCCACGATGCGCGTCAGCTCCGCATAGACGCGCTCCACGGCGATATGCGCCAGGCCGTCCCGGCGGCGCAGCAAGCCGCGCCACGTGTTCTTCGCGATGCGAAAGGCCAGAGTGGACGCGAAGCGCACGCAGCGGAGCATGCGAAGCGCGTCCTCGTCAAAGCGGTCCTCCGCCTTGCCGACGCAGCGGATCAGCTGGCGGCGCAGGTCCTCCGCACCGCCGAACGGATCGATCAATCTTCCGTCAAGACCAAGACAGATCGCATTGATCGTAAAGTCCCGGCGGCGAAGATCCTCCTTGACATCCATGACAAAAGTAACCGTCTCCGGCCGCCGGTGATCAGCATAGCCGCTCTCGGTCCGGTAGGTTGTCACTTCAAACGGGAAATCGTCCTCCAGCACCGTAACCGTTCCATGCTGCAAGCCTGTAGGCACGCATCTTGGAAAGAGCGACATGACACTCTCTGGCCTCGCGGAGGTGGTGATATCCATATCGTGAACGGGCCGTCCGAGCAGCTCGTCCCGAATACAGCCGCCTACCCAATAGGCTTCATGCCCGGCATCGTTCAGACGAATAATGATTCGTCCGGCGGCTTCGGCCATCACGGGATCGGCCATTTTCCAATTCATAATGACTCGGCTCCATTCTTATCGGACCGCGTTCGTAACCTTGCGGTCCAGCACGCGGTAATAGATACTTTCGTATTGATCGGTAATGGCATCCTTACAGAAATCCTCTCTTGCACGCCCCAGGCAGGCCTTGCGGAACCTGCGCGCAAGTTCCTCGTCCGTCAATAGCTGGACAGCGTATTCCGCCATGGCTGCCGTATCGCCGATCGGGGCCAGAAATCCGGTCTCGCCATGCAGCACCAGTTCGGGTATTCCCCCCGCCTGCGAGCCGATCGTCGGCACGCCGCAGGCCATCGCTTCCAGGGCTACAAGCCCGAAGCTCTCTTTCTCCGAAGGAAGCAGCAGCACATCCGCAAGCGAAATCACCTGGGCGATTTCATCCTGCTTGCCGAGAAACCGCACCTTGTCCTCTATACCCATTTCAGCGACCTTGGCTTGGATCTTTGGAAGCTCCGGCCCCTCTCCGACAAGCAGAAGACGGGCAGGAATTTCCTTGGCGACTCTATCAAAAATATCCACCACATCCCCAACTCGCTTGACCGGCCTGAAATTGGAAATATGCATTAAAATTTTTTCATTTGGAGACGCATAATCTCCTCTCAGGTCGGAAACGTCTCTCGGGTAATAGACCCGCATGTCCACAAAATTGTAGGTCAGATCGATCTCGTTCGTAATATCAAGCGCTCGGCGAGTCTCATTGATAAGGTCCTGGGACACCGCCGTTACCGCGTCGCTTTCATTGATGCCAAGCCGGATTAGATCCTTCAGCGATTCGTCCTGGCCCAGCACCGTTATATCCGTCCCGTGAAGCGTCGTTACCACTTTGACCTGCCCGCCCACCATTTGCTTGGCCAAAAAGGCGCAGACGGCATGCGGAACCGCATAATGGACATGAAGCAGATCCAGCTTCTGCATCTTGGCTACCTGGGCCATTTTTGTCGCCAGGGCCAGATCATAGGGCGGATACCGGAACACGTAGTAGTCGTTAACTTCGACCTCGTGATAGAATATATTTTTCTGAAACGTCCCCAGACGGAACGGAATGCTGTGAGTAATAAAATGAACCTCATGGCCCTTTTCAGCCAGCAGCTTCCCAAGTTCCGTGGCTACCACACCGGAACCGCCGAGAGACGGATAACAGGTAATGCCTATTTTCAACAACCGGTCCATACGTCCGTCTCCTTTATTTATTTGCTGAATGATGCGCGCGCATCCGCTTGTAGCGGACGCCCGCAACAATTCCTTCTTATCCCTTGAACAAATCAATGGCATACGGAACTTTCGAAGCAAAGCCCTCGGCATAAGCAAATCCCCTGCGCTGCCCGACCAGCATATCTCTGGAACGGACCCGCTCGATATAGCCGTCATTCAGCGGTGTCGTTACAATATCTTCGCCCGGCATCTTCTGAAATTGGGAAATATAGCAGGACAAGGCGGATTCCTTAACTCCGTAATGATCCGTCACGTCAATAACAAGATCTGTACGCCCCAAATCGTTGATGAAGTAAAAATAAAGCTGCGGCGCCTTCACCGCCGGAAGCGACGGCATATACCGGCGAAGCTTTGCATTAAAAACCGCCTCCTCCACGAGCCTGCTACAGGCTACATGGTCGGGATGGCGGTCTTCCCAGTAGGGAGCGAACACGATATCCGGCGAGCAGCGGCGAATCTCCGCCGTTACCGCCGCAATTTGATCCTCCGTCAATCGCAGTCCCCGGTCGGGCAGCCCCAAATTGGAGCGCGCCGAAGCGCCGAGCACGCCTGCGGCCCGGGCGGCTTCCTGTTTGCGGCTCTCCGCCGTGCCGTTGGAGGACATTTCCGCTGCAGTTAGATCGCAGAGCCCCACCTTGAGACCGGCT is a genomic window of Paenibacillus durus ATCC 35681 containing:
- a CDS encoding biotin--[acetyl-CoA-carboxylase] ligase; its protein translation is MSNDKLTAAAAGAELLRDTKWAGRLRRLDSVVSTQEEAKLLAEKGAPEGTAVMAEEQTGGRGTRGRRWHSPKGKGVWMSVVLRPEIPLQSTPQLTLLAGVAVCSAIRKYTGIEAGIKWPNDLLARGRKLCGILIESNAGPGGLQYAIAGIGISANLSEEDYPVELHDIATSLLIEGGMPVDREQLAAEVLRELEYHYRLYIEQGLKPIARLWEEQSVTLGRRIGLRTPQGWLEGTAVGLGEDGGLLLREDNGSVTSVSSGEITLI
- the bshA gene encoding N-acetyl-alpha-D-glucosaminyl L-malate synthase BshA, coding for MDRLLKIGITCYPSLGGSGVVATELGKLLAEKGHEVHFITHSIPFRLGTFQKNIFYHEVEVNDYYVFRYPPYDLALATKMAQVAKMQKLDLLHVHYAVPHAVCAFLAKQMVGGQVKVVTTLHGTDITVLGQDESLKDLIRLGINESDAVTAVSQDLINETRRALDITNEIDLTYNFVDMRVYYPRDVSDLRGDYASPNEKILMHISNFRPVKRVGDVVDIFDRVAKEIPARLLLVGEGPELPKIQAKVAEMGIEDKVRFLGKQDEIAQVISLADVLLLPSEKESFGLVALEAMACGVPTIGSQAGGIPELVLHGETGFLAPIGDTAAMAEYAVQLLTDEELARRFRKACLGRAREDFCKDAITDQYESIYYRVLDRKVTNAVR
- the bshB1 gene encoding bacillithiol biosynthesis deacetylase BshB1, which produces MKLDILIFGAHADDAEIGMAGTIAKHTAAGLKVGLCDLTAAEMSSNGTAESRKQEAARAAGVLGASARSNLGLPDRGLRLTEDQIAAVTAEIRRCSPDIVFAPYWEDRHPDHVACSRLVEEAVFNAKLRRYMPSLPAVKAPQLYFYFINDLGRTDLVIDVTDHYGVKESALSCYISQFQKMPGEDIVTTPLNDGYIERVRSRDMLVGQRRGFAYAEGFASKVPYAIDLFKG
- a CDS encoding CCA tRNA nucleotidyltransferase; this translates as MNWKMADPVMAEAAGRIIIRLNDAGHEAYWVGGCIRDELLGRPVHDMDITTSARPESVMSLFPRCVPTGLQHGTVTVLEDDFPFEVTTYRTESGYADHRRPETVTFVMDVKEDLRRRDFTINAICLGLDGRLIDPFGGAEDLRRQLIRCVGKAEDRFDEDALRMLRCVRFASTLAFRIAKNTWRGLLRRRDGLAHIAVERVYAELTRIVEGPRPLTGLAMLARSGLLARGKAPFPWTGEDLAAAAAGLTGIGELESARLRWALLLHALGVTADMADGLMRAWTFPGATRRGVAQVLRVREAWTAAAAEAGPGGGPADFRRRFIAAVLAFGAEAAEGWLALLAAMPCGGPCAGLVPSARRWLDEMPVRGLAGLAVTGGDLASALDRRPGPWLGELLQALLLEAASGVVPNDRTALINKAKRMNCHEQ